A window of the Lolium perenne isolate Kyuss_39 chromosome 7, Kyuss_2.0, whole genome shotgun sequence genome harbors these coding sequences:
- the LOC139833090 gene encoding uncharacterized protein, which translates to MAKTRTSPKIIFRRRVVVVSLLVQNPTAAKPKETTAEPAPGVTAREARSRRRLHRLAAFVVAALPEEILLWEIFVRLPVKDILSCRAVCRQWRSLTSAPDFILVHHRRQPSLLLLTLKFSKDPIYMPSYGKAYSKADIDRIFEQAYGKVRTDPIFERGHLLTLYGTASTNPILEHDYSSPGFKIHASCNGLLLLSLSDAYCSDGSFSISNPATRQCAPLPCLTAAGCINVVAFYYHHPSSEYRILYWKGRHQGHLNDGYYILTVQQGSLPRCIGVPSHTPGTEKVMLALNETTTTDLAPPVAFRNCLHWDPGYQAGMLVFDTVVESFRLMRRPADAATSGTCLCDMEGSIGFSCFAGWWREDVKIWVLEDYDREVWSFKYHVKFPVGILSIHSDRQYFVLSHKGDVLVYSPGLLYMIHCDNTGKLIEEFQLNSWSKSIIGPWVKESLVKPDFYLDSGNVK; encoded by the exons ATGGCCAAGACTCGTACTTCACCTAAAATAATCTTTCGACGCCGGGTCGTCGTCGTTTCTCTCCTAGTCCAAAACCCCACAGCGGCCAAGCCTAAGGAAACGACAGCAGAACCCGCGCCAGGAGTTACGGCGCGGGAGgcgcgcagccgccgccgcctccaccggcTCGCTGCCTTCGTGGTAGCAGCCCTCCCGGAGGAGATTCTATTGTGGGAGATCTTTGTCCGCCTTCCGGTCAAGGATATCCTCAGCTGCCGCGCAGTCTGCCGCCAATGGCGCAGCCTCACCTCCGCCCCTGATTTCATCCTCGTCCACCACCGGCGCCAGCCATCGCTCCTCCTCCTTACCCTCAAGTTCAGTAAAGATCCAATCTACATGCCCTCCTACGGCAAAGCCTACAGCAAAGCCGATATAGATCGAATCTTCGAGCAAGCCTACGGCAAAGTCCGTACAGATCCAATCTTcgagcgcggccacctcctcACACTCTACGGCACAGCCAGTACAAACCCAATATTGGAGCACGACTATTCCAGCCCCGGCTTCAAGATACACGCTTCTTGCAACGGACTCCTTCTCCTCTCCCTCTCGGACGCATACTGCTCGGACGGCAGCTTCAGCATCAGTAACCCGGCCACGCGTCAGTGTGCTCCACTCCCATGCCTCACCGCGGCAGGCTGCATCAACGTCGTGGCGTTCTACTACCACCACCCGTCCAGCGAGTACCGCATCCTGTACTGGAAGGGGAGacaccagggccacctcaacgatGGCTACTACATCCTTACGGTGCAGCAGGGTAGCTTGCCAAGGTGCATTGGAGTTCCTTCGCATACGCCTGGTACCGAGAAAGTCATGCTGGCCTTGAATGAAACGACTACTACTGATTTGGCTCCACCTGTCGCGTTCCGCAACTGCCTTCATTGGGACCCTGGCTACCAAGCAGGCATGCTCGTTTTCGACACAGTGGTTGAATCATTCAGACTCATGCGCCGCCCGGCTGATGCTGCCACATCAGGCACCTGTTTGTGCGACATGGAAGGTTCAATTGGCTTTAGCTGCTTTGCTGGTTGGTGGAGGGAAGACGTCAAAATCTGGGTATTGGAGGACTACGACAGAGAGGTTTGGTCATTCAAGTACCATGTGAAATTCCCGGTGGGGATCTTGTCTATACATTCAGATAGGCAATATTTCGTTCTGTCTCACAAGGGAGATGTGCTGGTCTACAGTCCCGGTTTACTTTACATGATCCACTGTGACAACACTGGCAAGTTGATAGAGGAATTCCAACTAAATTCATGGAGTAAGAGCATTATTGGACCTTGGGTCAAAGAAAGCCTTGTCAAGCCTGACTTCTACCTCGATAGTG GAAATGTCAAATAA